A single genomic interval of Stieleria maiorica harbors:
- a CDS encoding DUF502 domain-containing protein: MNDHDDIDHASRSVSVRNILVRGLGVVLPPLLTILVLIWAWKTIETYVLRPTEWVVQEGLVLGAEYFDGTLTEIPDGAVPEADGGFSTYTLFGYSKYVPDPTGRRYLPKEIVDTVHENADQFTADAKPLVSANAYWHRYIQLSWMQRKYVVPVFLIVFLTVLYFMGRLFTFRLGRWFFRGFDSAILRIPFVNKVYGGVKQVTDFAFSEREIEFNNVVAVQYPSKGIWSLGFVTGNSIRQLRDATGEEMMSVLMPTSPMPMTGFTVTVRRSDTIDIDMTVDEAIQFVVSCGVVVPPNQRLNGTQERKPRPAGKLRDGAVILPGGPQTEPSGDHSTV; the protein is encoded by the coding sequence GTGAACGACCACGACGACATCGACCACGCCTCACGATCGGTCAGCGTGCGAAACATTTTGGTTCGCGGGTTGGGCGTCGTGCTGCCGCCGTTGCTGACGATCCTGGTGCTGATCTGGGCCTGGAAAACGATCGAGACCTATGTCCTGCGGCCGACCGAATGGGTCGTCCAGGAGGGGCTGGTCCTGGGAGCGGAATACTTTGACGGCACCCTGACCGAGATTCCCGACGGGGCGGTGCCGGAGGCTGACGGGGGCTTCAGCACGTACACGCTGTTCGGTTACAGCAAGTATGTGCCGGATCCGACGGGCCGCCGCTATCTGCCCAAAGAGATCGTCGACACCGTCCACGAGAATGCCGATCAGTTCACCGCCGATGCCAAACCACTGGTTTCGGCCAACGCCTACTGGCACCGCTACATCCAACTCAGCTGGATGCAGCGAAAGTACGTCGTCCCGGTCTTTCTGATCGTGTTTCTGACCGTGCTGTATTTCATGGGACGTCTGTTCACGTTTCGACTGGGCCGTTGGTTCTTTCGCGGGTTCGATTCAGCCATCCTGCGGATCCCCTTCGTCAACAAGGTGTATGGCGGCGTGAAGCAGGTGACCGATTTTGCGTTCAGTGAACGAGAGATCGAGTTCAACAACGTCGTCGCGGTCCAGTATCCCAGCAAGGGCATCTGGTCGCTCGGGTTCGTCACCGGCAACAGCATTCGCCAGTTACGCGACGCGACCGGTGAAGAAATGATGAGCGTGCTGATGCCGACCAGCCCGATGCCGATGACCGGGTTCACGGTCACGGTCCGCCGCAGCGACACGATCGACATCGACATGACGGTCGACGAAGCGATTCAGTTTGTCGTCAGCTGTGGCGTGGTCGTTCCACCGAATCAACGTCTCAACGGGACCCAAGAGCGTAAGCCTCGGCCGGCGGGAAAACTCCGTGACGGCGCAGTCATCTTGCCCGG